CGGAATCCCTGGAAGTACGACTACGATTACCGGAAGCGACTTTTCAGGGACAACTTCTCAGTATTCGGTAACGATCAACGGAGTCAGCGCGGCGGGTATCAATTTACTAAATTTTAATACTCTCACATTCCAGATGAATTCACTTTCGGGTGTTTCCGAAAATTCGACCGTACCAATCACAATT
This window of the Leptospira stimsonii genome carries:
- a CDS encoding IPT/TIG domain-containing protein is translated as MENVADFYPELGIPGSTTTITGSDFSGTTSQYSVTINGVSAAGINLLNFNTLTFQMNSLSGVSENSTVPITITKSGENIFSKTIRYSLSPVIALNEPNPLIGRVSSKDDVE